The genomic stretch TCGAGGCGGCACGGAAAGCATCAACTCCGGATCGACGATGGCGAGGGCGGGAAAAAGCGACGGGTGCATGATAAATGCCTTTTCATTGGTTTCCTCTTTGGTAATGACGCCGCAGCCGTCCGTTTCCGATCCCGTGCCGGCGGTGGTCGTAATGGCGATGATGGGCAACAGGCGGTTTTGTATCGGTTGTCCCTTGCCGGAGCCTATAGCTACATAATCCCATAAATCGCCCTCGTTGGTTGCCAGCAACGCAATGGCTTTCGAGCAGTCCATAACGCTGCCGCCGCCCAATGCCACGAGAAAATCGGCATTGTACGCACGTGCGGCATTCGCTCCCGCTACGGAGTTGGCGACCGTCGGATTGGGCATGATGCCGTCGAATACTTCGGTTTCCACGCCTGCCCGATGCAGTTGTTCTTCGGTACGGGCGAGATAGCCGTTGTCGCGGGTGGACTTGCCGTTGGAGATGACGATCAACGCCCGTTTGCCCGGCATAGGCTGAGCGTGAAGGTTATTCAACTGTCCTGACCCGAAAAGGATACGGGTAGGAATGTACTGGTCATAACTGAGATTTGTTTTCATTGTCTTATACTTTTTCGTTTATTTTGATATAAAGGGGGATTCAACCTCCTCGTCGGTTGCTTCCAATTTGAAAAAGACGGGACGCAGACCGTCGTTGCAGCATGTAATTGCAACACCCGGCAGACGTACCCAATCATTGAAATAGAAATGCTTCGCACCATTGGCAAGAGCAAACACGTATGGATGAATGGTGCGCCACGCACCGTCGCAGAACCCTTCGGGCTTGCCCAATCCGGCATAGAACACCTGTCCTTCTTTCATTATGGAGCATGGTTGGAGTCCCGGCATTCCATAGTCGCGGGCAAAATCTTCGTTGAAAGTGGAGCGCAATACGGTTATCTTTACTTTCTTCATGGGATTTTATTTTAATACCAGTCGTGCTTCTCGTTTCTATTGAGCGCGGCTATTTGTGCCATTTCATCATCGGTCAGCGAAAAGTCGAAAATCGAGATATTCTCCTTGATATGGTCGGGATTGCTCGAACCGGGAATGACGACCACGCCCCGCTGCAAGTCCCATCGGAGGATGACCTGCGCTACCGACTTGTTGTGTCTGGCTGCGATTTCGGACAGCACCGGGTCGCTCAACAGCTCCTTTTGATGTCCGCGCCCGCCGAGGGGATACCATGCTTCGACGACGATGCCGAGGTCATGGAGGTGTTCTACTACCTCCGTGTCCTGATAATACGGGTGAACCTCATTTTGAACCAATACCGGCCTGATGTTCACTTTAGGCAGAAATTCGTCAATCTCTTTGACATAGTAACATGACACACCGATTGAGCGGATTTTGCCTGCTGCCACCTGTTTTTCCATCGCTTTGTATGCTTTCACGTCGTCCGTGCCGGGATGATGCAGCAGCATGAGGTCGATATACCCGATGTCGAGTTTTCGCAAACATTCCTCGATAGCCGCTTCGGGATTGGAATATTGGTTGGGATAGAGCTTGGTCGCCACGAAAATCTCTTCGCGCGGCATACCCGATTCTCGGATGCCTTGTCCCACCTCCTCTTCGTTGCCATAAACGGATGCCGTATCGAATTTGCGGAATCCTGAGGCTATCGCTGATTTCACAGAATTGATACAGGTTGCCCCGTGCAGGCTATAAGTTCCCAGTCCGACTATCGGCATGTCGT from Phocaeicola dorei encodes the following:
- a CDS encoding TIGR04076 family protein, translated to MKKVKITVLRSTFNEDFARDYGMPGLQPCSIMKEGQVFYAGLGKPEGFCDGAWRTIHPYVFALANGAKHFYFNDWVRLPGVAITCCNDGLRPVFFKLEATDEEVESPFISK
- a CDS encoding aldo/keto reductase, producing the protein MKMWLLSMILPCMLLTTNACSPSDEPIKTEEPTPVPDPELEPNPAPTPSDVRALVVYFSCTNTTKGIADRIVEAIGAATWRIEPETAYTSEDLNYNNSSSRANREQNDPSARPVIKGKCENLADYDVVFLGYPIWWGKAPKVIFTFLESHDLTGETVIPFCTSHSSGIGASDTDLHRLAAGTEWKQGRRFSGNESKETIEKWIKSMDLNFNDNTNTGIFDLSKGTNGNAPTIKLSSGYDMPIVGLGTYSLHGATCINSVKSAIASGFRKFDTASVYGNEEEVGQGIRESGMPREEIFVATKLYPNQYSNPEAAIEECLRKLDIGYIDLMLLHHPGTDDVKAYKAMEKQVAAGKIRSIGVSCYYVKEIDEFLPKVNIRPVLVQNEVHPYYQDTEVVEHLHDLGIVVEAWYPLGGRGHQKELLSDPVLSEIAARHNKSVAQVILRWDLQRGVVVIPGSSNPDHIKENISIFDFSLTDDEMAQIAALNRNEKHDWY